One part of the candidate division KSB1 bacterium genome encodes these proteins:
- a CDS encoding glycosyltransferase family 2 protein — MVKKNICAIIPAFNVQNTIAEVIFGTSQVIPLHHIIVIDDGSNDQTGTIARHAGCIVLRNDFNCGKGFSLKKGFAFAIQNNFQALITLDGDLQHDPGEIPNFIAAFETNQADLILGDRSHDFSTMPLDRQLSNKITSLIISIFTGQRVRDSQTGYRLIRSEILKHISLISNRYETESELLIKALLKGYRIAHVPIKTIYNQQPSHIHRFIDTLRFLKIFFFSILSH; from the coding sequence ATGGTGAAAAAAAATATCTGCGCGATTATTCCCGCCTTCAATGTGCAGAATACCATCGCTGAAGTGATCTTCGGAACCAGTCAGGTGATTCCGCTTCACCACATCATTGTGATAGATGATGGTTCCAATGACCAAACTGGGACGATCGCTCGTCACGCTGGCTGCATCGTTCTACGCAACGATTTCAATTGCGGCAAGGGCTTTTCATTAAAAAAAGGCTTTGCCTTTGCCATTCAAAACAACTTTCAGGCGCTGATCACTTTGGATGGGGATCTTCAGCACGACCCCGGCGAAATACCGAATTTTATTGCTGCGTTTGAAACAAATCAGGCCGATTTGATATTGGGGGACCGCTCTCATGATTTTTCCACTATGCCATTGGATCGCCAGTTAAGCAATAAAATCACTTCCTTGATCATCTCTATTTTTACAGGGCAGCGGGTCAGGGATAGTCAAACCGGTTACCGCTTAATCCGATCTGAAATCCTGAAGCATATTTCGTTGATCAGCAATCGCTACGAAACCGAATCGGAATTGTTAATAAAAGCCCTATTAAAGGGCTATCGCATCGCTCATGTGCCCATCAAAACCATCTATAACCAGCAGCCGAGTCATATCCATCGATTCATCGATACATTGAGATTTCTGAAAATATTTTTCTTTAGTATCCTCAGCCATTAG
- a CDS encoding dicarboxylate/amino acid:cation symporter — protein sequence MKLPKLELYTRIMLGLIFGAIIGILANKFGFAVFISHYVKPLGTAFIRLITMVVVPLVFASLFVGTASLNDVRKLGRIGSKTIVYYLCTTAIAIIIGLVLANLFQPGSGISKATQEQLLANYSNEAASKIDVALKKPGMAETLLNIIPRNPIESFAAGEMLQIILFALILGIAITLIPPAKAAPVISFFDGINEAMIKLVHIIMALAPYGVFALIASIIGEFGLGILGPLFKYSLVVIVGLLIHVTLIYSLALKLLTRAKASVTRFFRGIRPAQLIAFSSSSSSATLPVTMECVEENLGVNKEITSFVLPLGATINMDGTALYQGVAAVFIAQVFGIDLTIGQQLTIVLMATLASIGAAGVPGVGMITLTMVLKQIGIPLEGIALVLGVDRILDMCRTTVNITGDAVCAVVVGHSERQVRSPNN from the coding sequence ATGAAACTGCCGAAGCTCGAACTTTACACTAGGATCATGTTGGGACTCATTTTTGGGGCAATCATTGGAATCCTTGCCAATAAGTTTGGTTTTGCTGTTTTCATCAGTCATTATGTCAAACCATTAGGGACTGCGTTCATTCGCCTCATCACCATGGTAGTGGTCCCGCTGGTTTTCGCCTCATTGTTCGTTGGAACTGCCAGTCTCAATGATGTTCGTAAGCTAGGGAGAATCGGCAGTAAAACAATCGTATATTATCTTTGCACAACGGCCATCGCTATTATCATAGGCTTGGTGCTTGCCAACCTGTTTCAGCCAGGATCGGGAATTTCTAAGGCAACCCAGGAACAACTTCTGGCAAATTACTCTAATGAGGCGGCATCGAAGATTGATGTTGCACTCAAGAAGCCAGGAATGGCGGAGACGCTCCTCAATATTATCCCACGGAATCCTATTGAATCGTTTGCGGCCGGCGAAATGCTTCAGATTATTCTCTTTGCGCTGATATTAGGGATTGCGATAACGCTCATCCCACCCGCGAAGGCTGCACCAGTTATATCCTTTTTTGATGGAATCAACGAGGCGATGATCAAGCTGGTTCATATTATTATGGCTTTAGCACCGTATGGTGTCTTTGCATTGATTGCCTCCATCATTGGTGAGTTTGGGCTGGGCATTTTAGGCCCATTGTTCAAATATTCTCTGGTCGTGATTGTGGGGCTGCTAATCCATGTTACTTTGATTTACAGCCTCGCTCTAAAGCTACTCACCCGAGCCAAAGCCAGCGTGACACGATTCTTCCGCGGGATCCGTCCCGCGCAACTGATTGCTTTCAGCTCAAGTTCCAGCTCTGCCACTTTACCAGTTACCATGGAATGCGTTGAAGAAAACCTTGGGGTCAACAAAGAAATCACCAGTTTTGTGCTGCCGCTGGGCGCCACCATCAATATGGATGGGACTGCGCTCTATCAAGGAGTTGCGGCCGTGTTTATTGCACAAGTTTTTGGGATAGATCTAACGATTGGGCAGCAGCTCACCATCGTATTAATGGCAACGTTAGCATCGATCGGAGCCGCTGGGGTTCCAGGGGTTGGCATGATAACGCTTACCATGGTGCTGAAACAAATCGGGATACCCCTTGAAGGAATAGCACTTGTTTTGGGAGTAGATAGAATTCTGGATATGTGTCGCACTACTGTCAATATCACTGGCGATGCGGTATGCGCCGTGGTAGTCGGCCATTCTGAAAGGCAGGTTCGGAGCCCTAACAATTAA
- the murG gene encoding undecaprenyldiphospho-muramoylpentapeptide beta-N-acetylglucosaminyltransferase, producing MSEVDLLKIVISGGGTGGHIYPGIAIANKIKQLHPKSQIVFVGVKNRIEAKIVPKEGYPLKTIYIKSLPRKMGLKTIGFLFSLFVGLIQSIIFLLRYKPKVVVGTGGYVSYPVVYAAHLLKIPTLIQEQNSYPGIATKKLASKVDEIHLAFEEAARYLSKAHPEKFRITGNPIRLPSGRIDRAKALEQFGLEKNKRTLLLFGGSQGAAPLNEALLNALPELSPNIQILWQTGELDYERVRTESKKFQHRMVIQPFFFNMADAYAATDLALCRAGAITIAELVQAGVPAIFVPLPHAAEGHQEKNARVLVAANASAMILQQDLTGLRLKAAIEELIFDDVKLTEMRRNLQKFHYPDAAGQIAQRVIELAGQKV from the coding sequence ATGAGCGAGGTGGATCTCTTAAAGATAGTCATTTCTGGGGGTGGCACAGGCGGTCATATCTACCCTGGAATTGCCATAGCCAACAAGATAAAACAACTTCATCCAAAGAGCCAAATTGTTTTTGTTGGAGTCAAGAATCGAATTGAGGCCAAAATTGTCCCAAAGGAAGGGTATCCACTAAAGACGATTTATATCAAATCACTCCCGAGAAAAATGGGGCTGAAGACGATCGGCTTCCTATTCTCGCTATTCGTCGGTTTGATCCAATCGATAATTTTCCTGCTTCGCTATAAGCCGAAGGTGGTTGTCGGTACTGGGGGCTATGTGAGCTATCCAGTGGTCTACGCGGCTCATTTGCTCAAAATCCCCACTTTGATCCAGGAGCAAAACAGCTATCCTGGGATTGCCACGAAGAAGTTGGCTTCAAAGGTTGATGAAATTCATTTGGCTTTTGAAGAGGCGGCACGATATTTATCCAAGGCTCATCCTGAAAAATTTAGAATCACGGGTAATCCAATCCGTTTGCCTTCGGGTCGCATAGATCGAGCAAAGGCGTTGGAGCAATTTGGCTTGGAAAAAAACAAACGCACGTTACTGCTGTTTGGTGGCAGTCAAGGAGCAGCGCCTTTAAACGAGGCGTTGTTGAATGCATTGCCAGAGCTGTCGCCGAACATTCAAATTCTCTGGCAAACTGGGGAGCTGGATTACGAGCGGGTTCGAACTGAAAGCAAAAAATTTCAGCATCGAATGGTTATTCAGCCTTTCTTTTTCAATATGGCGGATGCCTATGCGGCAACCGATCTTGCCTTGTGTCGCGCTGGGGCAATTACTATTGCTGAACTCGTGCAAGCTGGGGTTCCTGCCATCTTTGTGCCGTTACCCCATGCGGCTGAAGGCCATCAAGAGAAAAACGCTCGGGTTCTGGTCGCTGCGAATGCAAGTGCCATGATTTTACAGCAGGATTTAACTGGTCTGCGACTCAAGGCGGCGATCGAAGAATTAATTTTCGATGACGTGAAGTTGACAGAAATGCGACGAAACCTTCAAAAATTCCATTATCCTGATGCCGCTGGTCAAATCGCTCAGCGAGTCATCGAATTGGCAGGGCAAAAGGTTTAG